The genome window TTATGATGCCGTATAAAATTCATCAGCAACTGAGATACAGATGATGAACAAAGCATAATCACACAACATATGTgacactggaccacaaaaccatatgcaggtgcacgcattgaaaaaagataggtatgtattaattcatctaagttgaggtaagaacatagtaaaatattgaaaaatggtggtgttttcctttaaatcacACAAATCATAAACAAAAAGGTAACAAATTACTCTCGTATCAGTATCATAACACTTAGAAATGCTTTTTATTAACATATTTTGTTCTGTGGTCAAAGGTAATTATACATATTTGACACAACCAGCGTCAAAcataatctttcttttatagtACAAATATCCATCTGAATATCGAGAATTTTATTTGGGTTGAAAATGTCCAAGCTGAGTTTCACAGCAAATTCATGCAACCCCCATCATCACAATATCTGGGTTACGTTTTGAATGGCACTTCAAAGAGAAGTTTGTTACAGAAGAGATATCAGGCAGAAGAATCAAATGAGGACGTATGCGAGCGCTCATTTGAAACGGACCGGTGGGACTTTGTCCACACGTATAATTTAGAGGCATAATAAGGAGAAAGTTTAGGTAAGTTGATGGTTGCATACACAGACTGATATTAACAGATTTCTTTTGACAGCCTTGAGGAAGTTAATACAGTAATAAATCTCAACACAATTTTGACTTTTATCTTCTGCGAAACCCTTTTAAACATCATCATGGGTCACACAAAAGTATCAAAGTACATACAAAAGCTAGTAGTTGGGCACTGTGGATAGCTGGCATACAttgaaaaactgaaaataaattaACCAACATATAAAGAAGTCCTTTCTTCAAGCAGAGATCTTTCAATGAAGCAGTCCAAGCGTGTCCCGTACGACGACTCGCAGCAGTAGTTGCGTTAGTGCTGAGAAGTGGCATTGCAGCTGGGGAGGTTGAGCAGTAGTAGCTGTCTTTTCAATATTATTAACATAGCAGGAATGCCCTCCCACAATGTTCAACAATGTCTGGGAGAAATGCTGTGATTGTAACAACCCATAAAGTGCGTTCGCATTTGGACGATACAAAGAAAAATGTTACACTGGGATAAAAACCCTCATTTTTTGAACGGTGTCAACCGTCCGATGTTGTGCCAGAAATTGGAGgtcttgcgtttgggttcagcCAACATGATGACCTGCTGCTGGGGCACAGAGGTGGGGAGCGTGGGATGCTTCTGGCGCAGCAAGAAGTCATAATAGGGCCTGGTCACAGCTGCGGGATGAAGGACATAAGGGGTTTATGAGAACAGGCACCCAACATTGACCCTTGCCCACTTCttcatttttaaagggacactccactttttttttaaatatgctcattttccagctccccgattgttaaacatttgattttttaccattttggaatccagtcagctgatctccgggtctggcggtaccactgttagcatagcttagcacaatccattgaatctgattagaccattagcatcgtgctaaaaaataaccaaagagttctggtatttttcctatttaaaacttgacttttctgtagttacattgtgcaccaagaccgacagaaaaccaAAAGTCGCGAccttctaggcagatatggttaggaaccaCACTCTCACTCTAGCGcaacaatcaaggactttgctgccgtaacatggctgcaggacgcgcaatgatattacgtactgcccgaaaatagtcccctttgtaactttcaatggcaggggactattttgcgCCTGCTGCATCCATGTTACAGCACCAAAGTCTTTAAGATTATTACGGCAGAATGAGAGTAcagttcatagccatatctgcccaAAAAAAAATCGCAACCTTTAACTTTCTGTCGATCccagtacacaatgtaactacagaagagtcaagtatattttcaaaaaaagtggactgtccctttaagcacaTTTATTTGATTAGAGAACAGCGAACACAGTTTTAGTAAATATAGTTACACTAACATGTGAGCTGTGCTAAGTTTTGCGTATGATGACATAATGAAATATTACGCTGTAAAGGTTTTAGTGTGATAAGTGTCGATTTTTAGACTAGAAAAGTTAAACATGCTTTAGAAGCGGTTAAATCACACTAACATACTCTGGAATTACCCTGGACTACTCGATCGGCTCTCTACTTTGAGAGGATACCCAGGATATTGCTCTGCGCAGGACACCAGGGGGCACCCTAACCCCCCGCCCCTGCCTACGCTGAGGGGCATCAGGGAGGAGAGGTGAAGTTAAGGTTGCCCTGGGTACCAGAGGTCCTGAAGGCTCAGAAATACGTAGACACTTGGAGGTTTTTGGGTGAAGTGAAGGAGATCTGAGTGCCAGCAGGTGCTGTAATGCTAATGCTTTTCCAACACAATGCGCAATCAATGACATGCTTGTGAAATAATAGTGGTTACATGCTAAGGTAATTTCACTCTTCATACCAAACCACAACTATGTAAAACTGCTTAAAGTATGTTATTTTAGAGAATACAAGAATGGCAAAATGAGCTGAAAGTCACCTTTGGGCTTCCCTGTTGGATGACTTTTAGATGCATTCAACATTGCCTGCTTCTTTTGGACCTCTGTGATCGTGAAACCTGGTTAGGAGGAAAGACAACAAAATCACATTACACTCACATTATATAACAAATTTATTAATCCATTAACAAACTCTAGCTCATATACATCAGTAATAAATCTAATAATacatttcataataataaataatatttttccaACTTTAATGCAACAAATAAAACTTGAAACAACCTTTGGGATTTTTTGGTTTGTCCACCATGCAAAAGAAAAATACTATCACAGCTCTTTTCAACAAACTGCACGATTTTAAAGTATCATTCATGTTCACAGCTTAAACAATTGAGTTTAATGCTTAGGATTATGGACCTGCTTCTGATTATAATTGCTTGAGTAATGTTCACCTGTTTCGAGGTCATGCTGGACCTGTTCTCGTTCATCTGCAAAGGCTCGCAGCCAGCGCTGCTTCTGCTCAGGTTTCTTGGCACACAAGAGGTGGACCTCCTCTCCTCCAGGAGAACATAGTTTCAAGGCATTCTTCACACTTACATTATAGTCCTTATCCTTCCCGTCTTCTACATCTACCACTTGCATCTGATCCATGTCTAACCGGCCCTTGTAGTACAGTATGTCCCTCCGAAGTAGATCCTGTGGACAGTTATTATTACTACAGCACTgcttaaatgtcaaaataaaactCTCTGGTTCCATAGCTGGTAGAAACCACTCCGGGCCGGATCTGTGCCAAAGGCAGTAGCTTCGGTGTGAATGCGGTGCAGATCTGGCCCGGAGTCGACTGCTGTATGGAATGGTGCTACTGTAACAATGGGATTGATTTGGGAACTGATCAAATGCCCAAATAGAAAAGCACCTACTAacctttttacagaaaaccAGCTGGTGGTCAAAAAGAAAGAACATTCGCTGCTGGCCTTTGGCCTGCGGCTGAGAGATCTTGGTCAGGTCTCCTGAGAAAATCAGGTCAGAGCTCCTGCTTAAGATGTCTTCACCCTGAAAAGAGGAGATGATGATGTAATACCAACCAGATGAAAATAgtgttaaagagacactccttaaatatttaaatatttataccgttttggaatccattcagctgatctccgggtctggcggtaccactgttagcatagcttagcacaatccattggatctgattagaccattagcatcgcgctcaaaaataaccttcaatagcagggaactattttcaggtgctgcgtaatatcattgcgcctcctgcagccatgttacggcagcaaagtccttgattattacatcagaataagagtatagttcctagacatatcggcctagaaaatcacaactttaaattttgtgtCGGTCTTAGTGCACgatgttactacagaagagtcaagttttaaataggaaaaatattgaaactctttggttatttttgagcgcgatgctaatggtctaattagattcaatgggttatgctaagctatgataaaaatgataccgccagacccgaagatcagctgaatggattccaaaactgtaaaaattaactgtttaactccaggggagctggaaaattagcatattttcaaaaaagcggagtgtccctttaacatctaGCAGCAATGAAGCATGTGCTTTACCTCCCAGTCCTCTATGGAGCTCTGCCATTGAGCGATTTTATCAATGTTCTCTAGACGCCTCTTTCTCTCATTGATCAACCTGGCCACATTCTTCATTGCATTTAAGGCAGCCTCAACATCCTTATAATCTCTGTACAGAAAGACTTTAGGTTACACATTTTATGTTGCTTTTTACTCTACTAGGCCTACTATTATAATAGGTGAGCACCTGTGCTGTGGGTTGGTGTACTTGAGCAGCTCAGCCAGCTGTAGAGGATACTTGCAGATCTTCTGCACAGGAGTAAGCAAGAATCCATCTAGCGAAATGTCAATCATCTTCTGAAGCAGGCGACAGGCCTCGAAGAAGAAGACGTACTTCTTGATCTTCATCAGTTTGGAGAGCTGCACGTAGGCATTGGGGTGGTTGTTGCAATACTCTGAGTAGATCTGGAAGTTTGTTTGCTGGATAAAAAAAGAAGTACGCAGAATGAGCATCTACAGAAACCTGCAAATCAGATAGTCTACTACATTGATGCCTTTGAAGTCAGCTTACATGCTCTAAGAAGCAGGAGCCGATCTCGCTGAGGTGAGGGTGGTCTTTGTTAAATTTCTTCTCCAAGGCTTTGAGGAACTTCTTTTGGAAACGGTAGAGCTCATCAATGTTGCCGAAAATAGTGCGCAGTTGCTCCTCGGTAAACATGTCTGTCCTCTTCCGACACTGTTTTATATAGCCCTGGAAGTCATTAAAGATGTGTCAAACCCACCATGCTGCAAGGACTACAACTTTAACCCAAAGTTATATTTAGAGGAGAGCGGGGTTCATTTACTGCGAATGTAGAAAtgttattttgacaaaaaaggccatatattttctaaatatatAGTCACAAAGTTTGTGAGAATAATCCGCAGGCTTCCCTCCATCAGTTTTAATGCAATAAATTCCTCCTTGTGCTTTAAATCAGGTCACTCACTCagcatgtaaacaaacagtgaGTCTATAGACAATACAATGCTGTGTAACAAGATCCCCATACTGAGGTAGAACTGATCAATGTGATAAAGTGAGAGAGGAACTGACCTCACAGATGTCCTTCAGGTGTTTAATGTAATCCCTCTCTGTGCTCATGATCTCATTGATGACATTGGCCCTCATCTGCTCCTTGCAGGGCAGACCGGGTCCTAAGGGCCCCCCCATGCTGGCACCACCACCCTCCGAGGCTCCGTCCAGGTGGGCTAAGTATTCCTCCATGGGCTCATCCTGGTTCACTCGTAACTAGCCGTAACACAAATAACACGTACACTGGTGACTAAATGGTACACATTTGTGCATGCTTTAATGAACAGTAGCGCACATGTGCCTTTATTTACTGTGTGTAGCTTACAAAAGTACTTTCCAAAAAACACAATGTAACGTATAGCCGACCCCTCAAGGTAGCGTAATGTAATAAAGATGACGTAATGTGACCGTAATCTAATCTTCTTGTAATAGGAGTGGGAAGTCTGTTCTCTTTTACCCGAACGAAGCTGGCGGGGAACCAGCCCTCGCTGTCCAGCACCCGGCCCCACCACCACTCCTTGTTTGTGGCGTCCACTACTTCGATGACGTCCCCAGCCTTGAAGCCCAGCTCCTGGTCGTCCATGGTGACGTGGTCCCATAGAGCCTCCGCACACACGCTGCCATCACTGATCAGCTGTTGAGACACAAATATGGACAAATAGCATTAAAACGTTTGATTTTGCAAAATACTGTACAGGATCACCGCTTGAAAACCAAGTCTGCGGAAATGTATAAGGGTTTAATTTCCAAGCTTGACGTCATGTAAATGCTACACTGaatattttacactttcttGTTCTTGCCAGTAAAACACAATGTTAGAAGATGGCACCTTTGGCAAGCAGCTTGGTAAACACTGGCGTATAAGTTAAAAATAGgaatattataaatgttataaataGGACTATCAATCTATTACAGTGCTGTAACTGACTGTGCTGCTTGCTCTTGGTAAATGTGGCTTGGCAGGGCAAGATGCTTGTAAAAGATACATTAAGTTTGAATTACATTGGTAGTAGAAAAACTTCCTTCTTACAGAATATACATGTAGGGTGATTGCATTATTGCAATTAATACAAACGCAAAAATGCAGATAGTTTAACATTGTATGTAATGAATATAGTGtattatattaaatgaaaggGGGACTGACATGTTGATTTGGCACAATTATTACTTAGAGACGATtcaaaggaaaacaccacctttttcaatattttactatgttcttacctcaacttagacgaattaatacatacctatcttttttcaatgcgtgcacttccaATCCCTGCACAGCGCCTGGTGAATGCGCCAGCATTCAGtccagccccattcattccttaggatccgaacaggaatgaatttagaagccaccaaacacttccatgttttccctatttaaagactgttacatgagtagttacacgagtaagtatggtggcacaaaataaaacttttgtttggagccataggaatgaatggggctaggccaaatgccaacacattcaagaagcgctgtacaaagaccaaaagtgcacgcattgaaaaaacatTGGTATGTTGAGGtaaaaattttgaaaaactgtgtagtttttttaaagaattagtccattttctaaaaaaaaaaatctagataatttactcaccaccatatccaaaatgttgatgtccttctctgctcagtcgagaagaaaccatgCCCCTTGAGGAAAAcactccaggatttttctcattttaatgaacttcaatggacaccaacacttaacactcaACTCGACACTCAACAGTTTTTATctagagtttcaaaggactctaaacgatcccaaacaagacACAGGGGTCCCATCTAGCGAAACAACcggcatttttgacaagaaaaacaaaaaatatgcacatgcacttttaaaccacaacttctatGTTCTTCTATAGTTCTacgtctatctccggtcatgcgacgcgccagtgcgacctcacgtaataagtcatcacgtcaagaggtcacggaggacgtatgcgaaactccgccccagtgtttacaagtgtgttgaaagaggaccgttccgacgttgttgtatgtggaatgatactaattaatgtctttgtgtcagtttattgtttaaaatggtcggtaaatgtgcgtttcatatatgtaacacgtgacctttctacgtcactaagcaattacgtgaggtcgcactggcgcccCACAgaaccggagatagacgagaagttgtggtttaaaagtgcatatttttatttttcttgtcaaaaatgacaattgttttgctagataagacccttatgcctcatttgggatcgtttagaatGCTTTGAAacttgaaaaaaactgttaagtgttgagttaagtgttaaatgctggtgtccattaaaataaaaaatcctgtaatgttttcctcaaaaaacatatttttttctggactgaacaaaaacagacatcaacattttggatgacatggtggtgagtaaattatctggatttttttaagaaaatggactaatcctttaaagacaCCAATTCATTGCAAATGGTTGTGGATCTTTTTCAGTTTTCATTCCAGCATCTCAGAGTAGCATTGCTGGTATAAATCAAGCAATGATTTATAACAATCGTACCCTGCACTTAACCAAAAACAAACTGCAATGTATTACTGAAGGAAACGTTGCCAAATTCAGCCCTTGGACTTGTCCTTGACCAGTCTTTTTaattttcagctttttgcttacaAGGATTGGCTTGGCAACGAAAACAAAAAGCAGGATAATATACTACCACACTGTTTAGCTTCCCTATACAGAAAATTAACTGAATCCTGGCAAGCCGAACGCTCCCCAGCAAGCCGTATCTCAACAGTGCAGCAAAACGTGATGTATGACGGCGCTGCTGATGTAATAATAAAACATCCACACAGTATCATAACACTCGGCTCACTGTCCACGCGTCTGCTCGCAGCAATGGACGGTGAAGGCTGAATTTACACCCCCTGAATCCAAAGCGCTGCATTCTCATCACCACAGCTGTTGCCTAGCGACACACCTCCATACGTTCCTATGTGCCTCCTCTTCACGGCCTGTGAGTTACAGCATCTTGGAAGTCTCTACCAGAGATAGACTTGGCAAACAAGATGTCGTACAAATATTTAATGAGAACAAATGAAGGATGCTAATCGTAGATCCATTTGTTTGTAAAATTACTTTTGTTGTGTTCAGCTGTGGCCATaattacagtatatatacacagCACAAACACAGGCAGGGAGGGGGTGTAAGATGGTGCCATTCATTTATCACTAATATATGACTCTGTGCAATTAAACAAACTAGTCCCCACTTTGTCAATGCAAAGTATTGCTTACAGCAAGAGACCTATAGGCATATGAACATCTCTTTGTGGATTCAGCCATAAAACAAAGGTTGAAACAGGCCAAAGCTATAAGGTTATCAACAAGGGAGCCATTACATTTATTGTTGTCACTACtcacaacatacagtatatacttaCAGAAAGACATCAAGCTTAAAACGAACAAATTAAGCATTGCCATTCAAAgattttaacaaacaaacactgcATTCATACTCTAAAAACCCCACGACATCTAAAGATGCACAACCCACTCAGGAGTCATTCACAGTATTACCACCATCTGACAAGCAAGTAAATATTTAACACCATGCTGTCTCAGCATATTACTTCTCCCTTAttcacacacgcgcgcgcacacgcaaataaacacacagaggcgcacacacacgcacagtcACTCCCATTCCCGTTACCTGCACTGTGATGCCTGCATCTTGAAAACCCATCCACGAGTGAGTGAGAGGGACTAACtttccctcctcctcctcctcaccCCTCCCCTCTCGCACTTTTTCTTCACTGCGGCTGCGCTCTACTGGAAGGCCAGTAGAAACATCAGTACCACGTTGATGATGACCAGCAACATCATGATGACGAACACGACCAACTTCTGGGCCTCCGGGCTGAGGTTGCAGCgtaacaggaagtgacttaggCCCTGCCGAGATGAGGTGCGCTGGCCTCCGCGAGCCATGGCGCCGGAGCCCCCCTTGCCTAGAGGTCTGCGAACGATCGCGCGACAGCACACGGTTTCGCGTTCCGGTTCTGCTCGGTACTCTCCCTGAAGTGCGGTGGGAGCCTCCACGTCCACAGTCACCTGCTCACTTCCTTTTCGTGTCCCTCTCGCTCTTTTTGTCGCGCGCGCACCCTCTCTTCCTCCTGGTTGCTTTCCCCGTGCGCTGCTGATGTCAGGAGCAGGGGTGGATGTGTCTCTCCGCCTCCATCTATTCGTCTCCTTTTTAATTTTCtccctctgtctgtctctctctctgaccCCCAGCGTCTCTTCGCTTTGTCCTCCCTTTCGCTGCCTCGCGCTCGCTTTCCTCCGACAACAACGCGCTGCTTAAATACGCGGCTGTGTTAACTCCCTTGGATTTGATTAGTGCGCGTGAAATCACTTCTCTTTGCGTTCTCATTTAAACAACGAGTGCAAAAAACGGTCGCTCCATCTGTGCTTAGCGGCACTAGCAaaaaccatccatccatctatctctcTGAATTGACTTCTGTTTTTCCTCCTATTTTTTCACCTCATCCTTTTTAGCCAATGAGGTGGCAGTGCTGCGGAGCGT of Misgurnus anguillicaudatus chromosome 2, ASM2758022v2, whole genome shotgun sequence contains these proteins:
- the arhgef4 gene encoding rho guanine nucleotide exchange factor 4 isoform X8 yields the protein MGFQDAGITVQLISDGSVCAEALWDHVTMDDQELGFKAGDVIEVVDATNKEWWWGRVLDSEGWFPASFVRLRVNQDEPMEEYLAHLDGASEGGGASMGGPLGPGLPCKEQMRANVINEIMSTERDYIKHLKDICEGYIKQCRKRTDMFTEEQLRTIFGNIDELYRFQKKFLKALEKKFNKDHPHLSEIGSCFLEHQTNFQIYSEYCNNHPNAYVQLSKLMKIKKYVFFFEACRLLQKMIDISLDGFLLTPVQKICKYPLQLAELLKYTNPQHRDYKDVEAALNAMKNVARLINERKRRLENIDKIAQWQSSIEDWEGEDILSRSSDLIFSGDLTKISQPQAKGQQRMFFLFDHQLVFCKKDLLRRDILYYKGRLDMDQMQVVDVEDGKDKDYNVSVKNALKLCSPGGEEVHLLCAKKPEQKQRWLRAFADEREQVQHDLETGFTITEVQKKQAMLNASKSHPTGKPKALALQHLLALRSPSLHPKTSKCLRISEPSGPLVPRATLTSPLLPDAPQRRQGRGVRVPPGVLRRAISWVSSQSREPIE
- the arhgef4 gene encoding rho guanine nucleotide exchange factor 4 isoform X7, whose amino-acid sequence is MRTQHSAGEVGVPLAGGGCISDSSGRGISVQSPGSESDCSPALGLTGGVKALRGVMSHYWSLESLHSTNALVITDGSQDKSGLADEVGSEDDLYNDFRSSSNRFGHPGGGGEQLAINELISDGSVCAEALWDHVTMDDQELGFKAGDVIEVVDATNKEWWWGRVLDSEGWFPASFVRLRVNQDEPMEEYLAHLDGASEGGGASMGGPLGPGLPCKEQMRANVINEIMSTERDYIKHLKDICEGYIKQCRKRTDMFTEEQLRTIFGNIDELYRFQKKFLKALEKKFNKDHPHLSEIGSCFLEHQTNFQIYSEYCNNHPNAYVQLSKLMKIKKYVFFFEACRLLQKMIDISLDGFLLTPVQKICKYPLQLAELLKYTNPQHRDYKDVEAALNAMKNVARLINERKRRLENIDKIAQWQSSIEDWEGEDILSRSSDLIFSGDLTKISQPQAKGQQRMFFLFDHQLVFCKKDLLRRDILYYKGRLDMDQMQVVDVEDGKDKDYNVSVKNALKLCSPGGEEVHLLCAKKPEQKQRWLRAFADEREQVQHDLETGFTITEVQKKQAMLNASKSHPTGKPKAVTRPYYDFLLRQKHPTLPTSVPQQQVIMLAEPKRKTSNFWHNIGRLTPFKK
- the arhgef4 gene encoding rho guanine nucleotide exchange factor 4 isoform X6, whose amino-acid sequence is MRTQHSAGEVGVPLAGGGCISDSSGRGISVQSPGSESDCSPALGLTGGVKALRGVMSHYWSLESLHSTNALVITDGSQDKSGLADEVGSEDDLYNDFRSSSNRFGHPGGGGEQLAINELISDGSVCAEALWDHVTMDDQELGFKAGDVIEVVDATNKEWWWGRVLDSEGWFPASFVRLRVNQDEPMEEYLAHLDGASEGGGASMGGPLGPGLPCKEQMRANVINEIMSTERDYIKHLKDICEGYIKQCRKRTDMFTEEQLRTIFGNIDELYRFQKKFLKALEKKFNKDHPHLSEIGSCFLEHQTNFQIYSEYCNNHPNAYVQLSKLMKIKKYVFFFEACRLLQKMIDISLDGFLLTPVQKICKYPLQLAELLKYTNPQHRDYKDVEAALNAMKNVARLINERKRRLENIDKIAQWQSSIEDWEGEDILSRSSDLIFSGDLTKISQPQAKGQQRMFFLFDHQLVFCKKDLLRRDILYYKGRLDMDQMQVVDVEDGKDKDYNVSVKNALKLCSPGGEEVHLLCAKKPEQKQRWLRAFADEREQVQHDLETGFTITEVQKKQAMLNASKSHPTGKPKALALQHLLALRSPSLHPKTSKCLRISEPSGPLVPRATLTSPLLPDAPQRRQGRGVRVPPGVLRRAISWVSSQSREPIE